One Candidatus Methylomirabilota bacterium DNA segment encodes these proteins:
- a CDS encoding acyl-CoA dehydrogenase family protein, which produces MALDFALEPEQETLVRTLRAFAQRELAPRSGEWDRAGVFPADAWKEMGALGLLGLRVPAALGGQETDLVTVGLAMEEIGRGDLSCTYGIQLSVLAAEILGAHGDPALSERWLPPMTRGEAVIALALTEPSAGSDAAHLACRAERDGEGWVLTGEKSGISLGMAAHAAIVFARTGAGGARGISAFLVPLDLHGVARSPLRDMGSRAIGRAVLAFDHVRLPRGHLLGGEGTGFGQVMRGFDFNRALISLACLGGAEASLEETMAYVKERQAFGRPLARFEGVTFPLAEAATLVEAARGLCLRALWLADRGAPCTKEAAMVKWWAPRLAVDTIHQCLLLHGHYGYTDELPFERRMRDVMGLEIGDGTAEIMKMVVARELLGRESLPY; this is translated from the coding sequence GTGGCGCTGGACTTTGCCCTCGAGCCGGAGCAGGAGACGCTGGTGCGCACGCTGCGCGCCTTCGCCCAGCGCGAGCTGGCTCCGCGCAGCGGCGAATGGGACCGCGCCGGCGTGTTTCCCGCCGACGCCTGGAAAGAGATGGGGGCGCTCGGACTGCTCGGGCTGCGCGTGCCGGCCGCGCTGGGCGGGCAGGAGACCGATCTTGTCACGGTGGGCCTCGCGATGGAGGAGATCGGCCGCGGCGACCTCTCCTGCACCTACGGCATCCAGCTCTCGGTGCTCGCCGCCGAGATCCTGGGCGCGCACGGGGACCCGGCGCTCAGCGAGCGGTGGCTGCCGCCGATGACGCGCGGCGAGGCGGTGATCGCGCTGGCCCTCACCGAGCCGTCGGCCGGCTCGGACGCCGCGCATCTGGCCTGCCGGGCCGAGCGCGACGGCGAGGGCTGGGTGCTCACCGGCGAGAAGTCCGGCATCAGCCTCGGCATGGCGGCCCACGCGGCCATTGTATTCGCGCGCACCGGGGCGGGTGGCGCGCGCGGCATCTCGGCCTTCCTGGTGCCGCTCGACCTGCACGGCGTGGCGAGAAGCCCGCTCCGCGACATGGGCTCACGGGCCATCGGTCGCGCCGTGCTCGCCTTCGACCACGTGCGGCTGCCCCGCGGGCATCTGCTCGGCGGGGAGGGTACGGGCTTTGGCCAGGTCATGCGCGGCTTCGACTTCAACCGCGCACTGATCTCGCTGGCGTGCCTGGGCGGCGCCGAGGCGTCCCTCGAGGAGACCATGGCCTACGTGAAGGAGCGCCAGGCGTTCGGGCGCCCCCTGGCGCGCTTCGAGGGCGTGACGTTCCCGCTCGCCGAGGCGGCGACGCTGGTGGAGGCCGCGCGCGGTCTCTGCCTCCGCGCCCTGTGGCTCGCGGATCGCGGCGCCCCGTGCACCAAGGAGGCCGCGATGGTGAAGTGGTGGGCGCCGCGGCTGGCCGTGGACACCATTCATCAGTGCCTGCTGCTGCACGGCCACTACGGGTACACCGACGAGCTGCCGTTCGAGCGGCGCATGCGCGACGTGATGGGACTCGAGATCGGCGATGGCACCGCCGAGATCATGAAGATGGTCGTGGCCCGCGAGCTCCTGGGCCGCGAGAGCCTGCCCTACTAG
- a CDS encoding cupin domain-containing protein, with translation MTESIAISHVVQGPIPPTAARATWPNVLHTRVAELAAELGPGAWAKRMIADERQLVTLISSPAGAGNRPHWHRDFDEWWVVMAGRLTWELTGGTVLHAAPGDIVWVPRGTVHHIRTEGAERSLRLAVAMPPATHYFSPCEQCGFTDDGPREWQA, from the coding sequence ATGACCGAGTCCATTGCCATCAGTCACGTCGTCCAGGGGCCGATCCCGCCCACCGCCGCGCGCGCGACCTGGCCCAATGTCCTTCACACGCGGGTGGCCGAGCTGGCGGCCGAGCTGGGCCCCGGCGCCTGGGCCAAGCGCATGATCGCGGACGAGCGGCAGCTCGTCACGCTCATCTCGAGCCCCGCCGGGGCGGGGAATCGTCCGCACTGGCATCGCGACTTCGACGAGTGGTGGGTGGTGATGGCGGGGCGTCTCACCTGGGAGCTGACGGGCGGCACCGTGCTCCACGCCGCGCCGGGCGACATCGTCTGGGTGCCGCGCGGCACCGTGCACCACATCCGGACGGAGGGCGCGGAGCGCTCGCTGCGGCTGGCGGTGGCCATGCCGCCGGCCACGCACTACTTCAGCCCGTGCGAGCAGTGCGGCTTCACCGACGACGGCCCGCGCGAGTGGCAGGCCTGA